A stretch of the Cygnus olor isolate bCygOlo1 chromosome 25, bCygOlo1.pri.v2, whole genome shotgun sequence genome encodes the following:
- the LRRC3C gene encoding leucine-rich repeat-containing protein 3C, which translates to MPPVEPFLLRSATMWLLLQSVLLLASCLRSAAAFPKGCYPSEEEGLKTFRCSNAQLTEVPKDIPNDTNKLYLDSNRIPFLPRDAFRDLPLLLELDLSHNAIAGVESGAFRGLGDHLHSLDLSSNRLVSVSKDAFSNLKAKVNLSNNPWLCDCRLQELIRTVELAAGSSGGIVCDSSVQEEHVGKAFLQVIADTDFCNMYKKTTDIAMLVTMFGWFAMVISYLVYYVRQNQEDARRHLEYLKSLPSKQRRSEESSTISTVV; encoded by the coding sequence ATGCCTCCGGTGGAGCCGTTCCTCCTGCGCTCCGCGACCAtgtggctgctcctgcagagcgTCCTCCTCCTGGCCTCCTGCCTCCGCTCGGCCGCCGCCTTCCCCAAGGGCTGCTACCCCTCGGAGGAGGAGGGGCTGAAGACCTTCCGCTGCAGCAACGCTCAGCTGACCGAGGTCCCCAAAGACATCCCCAACGACACCAACAAGCTCTACCTGGACTCCAACCGAATCCCCTTCCTGCCCCGCGATGCCTTTCGGGacctgccgctgctgctggagctggaccTGTCCCACAACGCCATCGCCGGCGTCGAGAGCGGGGCTTTCCGCGGCCTGGGCGACCACCTGCACTCCCTGGACTTGTCTTCCAACAGGCTGGTGTCGGTCAGCAAGGACGCCTTCAGCAACCTGAAGGCCAAGGTCAACCTCTCCAACAACCCTTGGCTGTGTGACTgccggctgcaggagctgatcCGCACGGTGGAGCTGGCGGCCGGCTCCTCGGGCGGCATCGTCTGCGACTCCTCCGTGCAGGAGGAGCACGTCGGCAAAGCCTTCCTGCAGGTGATCGCGGACACGGACTTCTGCAACATGTACAAAAAGACCACGGACATCGCCATGCTGGTCACCATGTTCGGCTGGTTCGCCATGGTGATCTCCTACTTGGTCTACTACGTGCGGCAGAACCAGGAGGACGCCCGGCGGCACCTCGAGTATCTCAAGTCCTTGCCCAGCAAGCAGCGGCGCTCGGAGGAGTCGTCCACCATCAGCACCGTGGTGTGA